A section of the Citrus sinensis cultivar Valencia sweet orange chromosome 8, DVS_A1.0, whole genome shotgun sequence genome encodes:
- the LOC102624935 gene encoding protein HIGH CHLOROPHYLL FLUORESCENCE PHENOTYPE 173, chloroplastic: MTATSTTVTPNPKLSSAYSYSHYFQNHSSPKWTLEMNACKWHHCRRGQMIVTKASSSGSGNKEKAGKRSTNTKKSNTNTNPDALTQQQQQQQQQPVSISLDDVNPVGLGRKSRQIFDEVWRKFSGLGQISRTTRADDKDSLDALLIREGPMCEFAIPGAQNTTVLVVGATSRIGRIVIRKLMLRGYSVKALVRKADQEVVDMLPRSVEIVIGDVGDPCTLKAAVENCNKIIYCATARSTITGDLFRVDYQGVYNVTKAFQDFNNKLAQLRAGKSSKSKLLLAKFKSADSLNGWEARQGTYFQDVVAFKYDAGMDAKFELSETGDAVFSGYVFTRGGYVELSKKLSLPLGCTLDRYEGLVLSVGGNGRSYVLILEAGPSADRSQSKLYFARFSTKVGFCRVRVPFSSFRPVKPDDPPMDPFLVHTMTIRFEPRRQRPVEGPSGAKQDLRSFKLILEYIKVLPTGQETDFVLVSCTGLGVEPSRREQVLKAKRDGEDSLRRSGLGYTIIRPGPLKEEPGGQRALIFDQGNRITQGISCADVADICVKALHDSTARNKSFDVCYEYVSEQGKELYELVAHLPDKANNYLTPALSVLEKNT, from the exons ATGACTGCAACTTCAACAACTGTAACCCCGAATCCTAAACTGAGCAGTGCATATTCCTACTcgcattattttcaaaatcacagCAGTCCAAAATGGACACTCGAAATGAACGCTTGCAAATGGCATCACTGTCGTCGAGGCCAGATGATTGTCACCAAAGCGTCCTCCTCTGGCTCTGGGAATAAGGAAAAAGCGGGCAAAAGATCAACCAATACCAAGAAGAGCAACACTAATACTAACCCAGATGCTCTaactcaacaacaacaacagcagcagcagcagccagTGTCTATAAGTTTAGATGACGTGAACCCGGTTGGGTTGGGGAGGAAATCTCGACAGATATTTGATGAAGTTTGGAGGAAGTTCTCCGGGTTAGGACAAATATCTAGAACTACTCGAGCCGATGACAAGGATTCTTTAGATGCGCTTTTGATTAGAGAAGGTCCCATGTGTGAGTTTGCTATTCCTGGTGCTCAGAATACTACTGTGCTTGTGGTTGGTGCCACTAGTCGTATTGGCAGGATCGTCATCAGGAAGCTCATGCTCAGAGGTTACTCTGTcaag GCTTTGGTAAGGAAAGCGGATCAGGAAGTGGTGGATATGCTTCCCAGATCAGTGGAGATAGTGATTGGGGATGTTGGGGATCCCTGCACTCTTAAGGCTGCGGTTGAAAATtgcaacaaaattatttattgtgcTACGGCGCGTTCTACCATCACTGGGGATCTTTTTAGAGTTGATTACCAAGGGGTTTACAACGTTACTAAAGCATTTCAG GActtcaataataaattggCACAACTGCGGGCAGGAAAAAGCAGCAAAAGCAAACTTCTGCTTGCAAAGTTCAAATCGGCAGATTCATTGAATGGGTGGGAAGCTCGTCAAGGAACTTATTTCCAGGATGTGGTTGCTTTTAAGTATGATGCAGGAATGGATGCTAAATTTGAACTGTCTGAAACAGGAGATGCTGTCTTTTCAG GATATGTTTTCACCAGAGGAGGGTATGTTGAACTGTCAAAAAAGCTTTCACTTCCTCTGGGTTGCACCCTTGACAG GTATGAAGGCCTAGTTCTCTCTGTTGGTGGGAATGGAAGATCGTATGTTTTAATCCTTGAAGCTGGTCCTTCGGCAGACAGAAGCCAAAGTAAATTGTATTTTGCAAGATTTAGCACAAAAGTAGGATTTTGTAGG GTCAGAGTGCCATTTTCATCCTTCCGCCCTGTGAAACCAGATGATCCACCAATGGATCCTTTCCTTGTACACACAATGACCATCCGATTTGAGCCCAGACGACAG AGACCTGTTGAGGGACCTTCTGGAGCAAAGCAAGACCTAAGAAGCTTTAAGCTTATATTGGAGTATATAAAAGTCTTGCCT ACTGGGCAAGAAACAGACTTCGTCTTAGTGTCTTGCACAGGATTAGGGGTAGAACCTAGCAGAAGGGAGCAGGTTCTTAAAGCCAAGAGG GATGGCGAAGATTCATTGAGACGATCAGGCCTTGGGTATACAATCATTCGCCCCGGTCCCCTTAAG GAGGAACCTGGTGGCCAGCgtgctttaatttttgatcAAGGAAACAGGATTACACAG GGCATCAGCTGTGCTGATGTGGCCGATATCTGTGTTAAGGCATTGCATGATTCAACTGCAAGGAACAAAAGCTTTGAT GTATGTTATGAGTATGTTTCTGAGCAAGGGAAGGAGCTGTATGAGCTG GTTGCACATTTGCCTGATAaagcaaataattatttgacacCAGCACTATCtgttttagaaaaaaacaCTTAA